A single genomic interval of Burkholderia cepacia ATCC 25416 harbors:
- a CDS encoding DUF177 domain-containing protein — translation MNTSSGKPAAAPLDPHAVDLFEFARSGRQAAGAVHLSQLPRMLNEVPADAPDRDTVFTWQAEGFTQKELQDDGADGQQPYLRLAVHGHAWLTCQRCMTPYDQTFDVDMTYRVVATEEEAEEFPLDDDEADVIVGSRQFDLVDLIEEELLLSLPLVPKHEVCPAVHESLVSGASGPAEETDEESDEAGDEGKRPNPFAALEALKKGGDGTKKH, via the coding sequence ATGAACACTTCTTCTGGCAAACCTGCTGCGGCGCCACTTGATCCGCATGCAGTCGACCTGTTCGAGTTCGCCCGCAGCGGGCGGCAGGCAGCAGGCGCGGTGCACCTCTCGCAACTGCCGCGCATGTTAAACGAAGTGCCCGCGGACGCGCCAGATCGCGACACGGTCTTCACATGGCAGGCAGAAGGGTTCACCCAGAAGGAGTTGCAGGACGACGGCGCCGACGGGCAGCAGCCGTATCTGCGCCTCGCGGTGCACGGTCATGCGTGGCTCACGTGCCAGCGCTGCATGACCCCGTACGACCAGACGTTCGACGTCGACATGACGTACCGGGTCGTCGCGACCGAAGAAGAAGCTGAAGAATTTCCGCTCGACGACGATGAAGCCGATGTGATCGTGGGCTCACGCCAGTTCGATCTCGTCGACTTGATCGAAGAGGAATTGCTGCTTTCGTTGCCGCTCGTGCCCAAGCACGAGGTTTGCCCGGCAGTTCACGAAAGCCTCGTGTCGGGTGCGAGCGGTCCCGCGGAAGAGACGGACGAGGAGTCCGACGAAGCCGGGGACGAAGGCAAACGGCCGAATCCGTTCGCGGCGCTGGAGGCG